One Desulfocurvibacter africanus subsp. africanus DSM 2603 DNA segment encodes these proteins:
- a CDS encoding amidohydrolase family protein, with translation MLQARIKSGLSFPLPTRVLSNGEFDAPPRTALQRRAQVAMLDLARRYGKPLGLDTQGYFRTDSGLAAGFLAMNMVYGEHFAAGTDEAADPEAARERSGGLAGQFILDDQTHYAHDEYKRKDVLLMREYAKWRLNPALKGEKLSRERVFFRNYFREMFLESTTSVALLTSATADDPRDWFLSNDQMAIGRDAINELLGARRMLSHSLIAPKHPGWLNEIDRCAEVLRPASWKSYPVGDPFHYSKWPYRLDDEGLMYPAYEKFMRHGIRTLCVHKGLMPANFLKRFANWKYGNVDDLPKAAKDWPNLTFVIYHAAFRPSLMVPDDFLLDFERTGRMEWVTDLAEIPAKYGVSNIYADLGTTFGATAVTHPRLAAAVLGILIKGLGEDHVLWGTDAIWYGSPRWQIEALRRIEIPEDMQRKHGFAPLGGPDSTVKRKILGLNAARLYGINPQDYAADDRLAALQREYCAAGDRGDEVLDAFLGPEPRKKRKGTRSPSDGQRPSA, from the coding sequence ATGCTTCAGGCAAGGATTAAGTCGGGGCTGAGCTTTCCGCTCCCCACCCGTGTCCTATCCAACGGCGAGTTCGATGCGCCGCCCAGGACCGCGCTGCAACGCCGCGCCCAGGTCGCCATGCTGGATTTGGCCAGGCGTTACGGTAAGCCACTGGGATTGGATACGCAGGGCTATTTCCGCACGGACTCGGGGCTGGCCGCCGGGTTCCTGGCCATGAACATGGTCTACGGCGAGCACTTCGCGGCCGGAACCGACGAAGCCGCAGACCCCGAAGCCGCCCGCGAGCGCAGCGGCGGGCTTGCCGGGCAGTTCATCCTCGACGACCAGACCCACTACGCACATGACGAGTACAAGCGCAAGGACGTGCTGCTCATGCGCGAGTACGCAAAATGGAGGCTCAATCCGGCCCTGAAGGGAGAGAAGCTCAGTCGGGAGCGCGTGTTCTTCCGCAACTACTTCCGCGAGATGTTCCTTGAAAGCACCACCAGCGTGGCCCTACTCACGAGCGCCACGGCCGATGACCCTCGGGACTGGTTCCTGTCCAACGACCAGATGGCCATTGGACGCGACGCCATCAACGAGTTGCTTGGCGCAAGGCGCATGCTGAGCCACTCGCTCATCGCGCCCAAGCATCCTGGCTGGCTGAACGAGATAGACCGCTGCGCCGAGGTGCTGCGCCCCGCGAGCTGGAAGAGCTATCCCGTCGGCGACCCGTTCCATTACAGCAAGTGGCCCTACAGGCTGGACGACGAAGGGCTCATGTACCCGGCCTACGAGAAGTTCATGCGCCACGGCATCCGCACACTATGCGTGCACAAGGGCCTCATGCCCGCGAATTTCCTCAAGCGCTTCGCCAACTGGAAGTACGGCAACGTGGATGACCTGCCCAAGGCCGCCAAGGACTGGCCCAACCTGACCTTCGTCATCTACCACGCGGCGTTTCGGCCATCGCTCATGGTCCCGGACGATTTCCTCCTGGATTTCGAGCGCACGGGCCGCATGGAATGGGTCACGGATCTGGCCGAGATTCCGGCCAAATACGGCGTGTCCAACATTTACGCCGACCTGGGCACGACCTTCGGCGCAACGGCCGTCACCCACCCGCGCCTTGCGGCAGCCGTCCTGGGCATCCTCATCAAGGGCCTGGGCGAAGACCATGTGCTCTGGGGCACGGACGCGATCTGGTACGGCTCGCCGCGCTGGCAGATCGAGGCCCTGCGGCGCATCGAGATACCCGAGGACATGCAGCGCAAGCACGGCTTCGCGCCCCTGGGCGGACCGGACTCGACGGTCAAGCGCAAGATCCTCGGTCTCAACGCGGCCAGGCTCTACGGCATCAATCCGCAGGATTACGCGGCGGACGACCGCCTGGCTGCCTTGCAGCGGGAATACTGCGCGGCGGGCGACCGTGGTGACGAGGTGCTGGATGCGTTCCTTGGGCCGGAGCCGCGAAAAAAGCGCAAGGGGACCCGGAGTCCGTCCGATGGCCAGAGGCCATCGGCCTAA
- a CDS encoding PQQ-dependent sugar dehydrogenase, translating to MHASKAPLALAALCAILLCLPMRVEAQDDELPLDKISLPSGFGISVYARVPKARSLALGKAGTVFVGTREDAVYAVSDHDGDHKADTVFTIGQGLTQPNGVAYRDGALYVAEIGRVLRYDDIETRLEDPPSPVVVNDTFPKDEWHGWKYIAFSPDGWLYVPVGAPCNVCERPDPYASIMRMRPDGSGLEVYARGIRNTVGFDFHPQTGEPWFTGNGRDWAGDTKPPDTLNRAAEPGLHYGFPTCMAHEIPKQPGAKGKCAKFEPPKLEIPAHSAPLGMKFYTGQMFPAQYRGQVFMAEHGSWNRTEPVGYRVTMAKLNGNDVVDYAVFASGWLEADGSKWGRPVDVLVMPDGALLVSDDHAGAIYRIAFQGTALARKK from the coding sequence ATGCATGCCTCCAAAGCCCCCCTCGCCTTGGCCGCGCTTTGCGCCATCCTGCTCTGTCTCCCGATGCGCGTTGAGGCCCAGGATGACGAGCTTCCGCTGGACAAGATCTCACTGCCATCCGGCTTCGGCATCAGCGTCTACGCCCGTGTGCCCAAGGCGCGCTCTTTGGCCTTGGGCAAAGCGGGAACTGTTTTCGTCGGCACCCGCGAGGACGCGGTCTATGCAGTGAGCGACCATGATGGCGACCACAAGGCCGATACGGTTTTCACCATTGGCCAAGGCCTGACCCAGCCCAACGGCGTGGCCTACCGCGACGGAGCGCTCTATGTGGCCGAGATCGGCCGCGTGCTGCGCTACGACGACATTGAAACGCGCCTGGAAGATCCGCCTTCGCCCGTGGTGGTCAACGACACTTTCCCCAAAGACGAGTGGCACGGCTGGAAATACATCGCCTTCAGCCCCGACGGCTGGCTCTATGTGCCCGTGGGCGCGCCGTGCAACGTCTGCGAGCGGCCGGACCCGTACGCGAGCATCATGCGCATGCGCCCGGACGGAAGCGGCCTGGAGGTCTACGCCCGCGGCATCCGCAACACCGTGGGCTTCGATTTCCATCCTCAGACCGGCGAACCGTGGTTCACCGGCAACGGCCGCGACTGGGCCGGCGATACCAAGCCGCCCGACACGCTCAATCGCGCGGCCGAGCCGGGCCTGCACTATGGATTTCCCACATGCATGGCCCATGAAATACCCAAGCAGCCCGGAGCAAAGGGCAAGTGCGCGAAGTTCGAGCCGCCGAAGCTGGAGATCCCGGCCCACTCGGCTCCGCTGGGCATGAAGTTCTATACGGGCCAGATGTTCCCCGCGCAGTACCGGGGGCAGGTGTTCATGGCCGAGCACGGCTCCTGGAACCGCACGGAGCCCGTGGGCTACCGGGTGACCATGGCCAAGCTGAATGGCAACGACGTTGTGGACTACGCGGTATTCGCCAGTGGCTGGCTGGAGGCGGACGGCTCCAAATGGGGCCGTCCCGTGGACGTGCTGGTCATGCCCGACGGCGCGCTGCTGGTGAGCGACGACCACGCGGGCGCGATCTACAGGATCGCCTTCCAAGGCACGGCGCTGGCCCGGAAGAAATGA
- a CDS encoding PEP/pyruvate-binding domain-containing protein encodes MIGDEQARGSRASFLTALVLALLFISALNRGAALGENPPELDQEQARGWVADMKDSQRGPFKRLRWFCADGEILPPDPHGCADHGGGRQHGEWSEETQALRQAGYELATVLASLNIQEFLSRADFASALKQMILERYLVAADDGWIYRRARFYRGALQAQDEDASGRALLLALLDRREWCADSFLVLREAVRSLPHGRWQGPLTEARSLAASIEARDEGFADLRAKLHGTPGPEDAQLVRDYALHLGQLELLVDYERLVVMLQDVYRPIKLREGLESLAAKAADPGLAAILRAEATLLDGDGGDGGAAERFAAVARAMVALRRDFEAFATAEDRLAALDLSLDLEAEAYGLTAELLRIRATANRAEQLVWLGQASQALYGMGLLGSRELDALRVSLAGLDAEWVALTTYREALGYQERASDWAARSLHYYFSQDVERFAQIEPLAERYAQERLRASPLALHAAVCEALLSDADRTLGLSHWLAGQAVSSGLRGLNPGLARGVLRVHPAGKPLSALESEGIHVLAATTSDLPPVAGILTLGMGNSLSHVQLLARNLGIPNAAVDQALLPSLAALNGQRVVLAVSPGGRVRLERDGPRWDALFAPQEQAPKDFLIPADTGKLELGVTELVPLGHLVADDAGRVAGPKACNLGELKAAFPEAVSEGLVIPFGVYAQILERPVRPGGPSMREFLRQGYALARGMRDGQARQKAEAELLAEARSWFESLELGPEFTERLRAAMEQRFGPDGSYGVFVRSDTNVEDLPGFTGAGLNKTVPNVVGFDKVLEAIRKVWASPFSERAYGWRQAHMQDPSGLFVSVLIQQTVPVDKSGVLVTTDIHGGRQGRISVAVNEGLGGAVDGQLAEELCLEPATGQSVFLAPAAEPFKRVALPTGDLDKLPCAGGMVLTQAEEQILCELAESAPRRFRDLHGQNGEALPADMEFGFLNGRLALFQIRPFVTSEKARRNAFLLSMDKELTALDSARVNMRGTP; translated from the coding sequence ATGATTGGAGACGAGCAGGCGCGCGGGTCCCGCGCAAGCTTCCTGACTGCCTTGGTCCTTGCCTTGTTATTCATTTCGGCGCTGAACCGGGGCGCGGCCTTGGGCGAGAATCCGCCGGAGTTGGACCAGGAGCAGGCCAGGGGCTGGGTAGCTGACATGAAGGACAGCCAGCGCGGGCCATTCAAGCGTCTGCGCTGGTTCTGCGCCGACGGAGAGATATTGCCGCCCGATCCTCATGGCTGCGCGGACCATGGCGGCGGCCGTCAGCACGGCGAGTGGAGCGAGGAAACCCAGGCCCTGCGCCAGGCCGGTTACGAACTGGCCACGGTTCTTGCCTCGCTGAATATCCAGGAGTTCCTGTCCCGAGCGGATTTTGCCTCGGCCCTCAAGCAGATGATTCTAGAGCGTTACCTCGTGGCGGCCGACGACGGCTGGATCTACCGCCGGGCGCGCTTCTACCGTGGCGCGCTGCAGGCCCAGGACGAGGACGCCAGCGGGCGAGCACTGCTCCTGGCTCTGCTGGATCGCCGGGAGTGGTGCGCGGACAGTTTCCTCGTGCTGCGCGAAGCCGTGCGGTCGCTGCCGCACGGACGCTGGCAAGGGCCGTTGACCGAGGCGCGCAGTCTTGCCGCGAGCATCGAGGCCCGCGACGAAGGCTTCGCCGACCTGCGCGCCAAGCTGCACGGCACGCCGGGGCCGGAGGACGCCCAACTCGTGCGCGACTATGCCCTGCATCTGGGCCAGCTGGAGCTTCTGGTGGACTACGAACGGTTGGTGGTCATGCTCCAGGATGTCTACCGGCCGATCAAGCTGCGGGAGGGATTGGAAAGCTTGGCGGCGAAGGCCGCTGACCCGGGACTGGCCGCAATCCTGCGAGCCGAAGCGACGCTGCTCGACGGCGACGGCGGCGACGGAGGCGCGGCGGAGCGCTTCGCGGCCGTTGCTCGGGCCATGGTGGCCTTGCGCCGGGACTTCGAGGCCTTCGCCACGGCGGAAGACCGCTTAGCGGCCCTGGATCTGAGCCTGGATCTGGAAGCCGAGGCCTATGGCCTCACGGCGGAGCTGCTGCGGATTCGGGCCACTGCGAACAGAGCCGAACAACTCGTTTGGCTTGGGCAGGCGTCGCAGGCTCTGTACGGCATGGGCCTGCTCGGCAGCCGGGAGTTGGACGCATTGCGCGTCTCGTTGGCCGGGCTGGACGCGGAATGGGTGGCGCTTACCACCTATCGGGAAGCGCTCGGCTATCAGGAGCGAGCGTCGGATTGGGCCGCGCGTTCCTTGCATTATTATTTCTCGCAGGATGTTGAGCGGTTCGCGCAAATCGAGCCATTGGCCGAGCGCTATGCCCAGGAGCGCTTGCGGGCCAGCCCCCTGGCCCTGCACGCAGCGGTGTGCGAGGCCCTGCTGTCCGACGCCGACCGTACTTTGGGACTATCGCACTGGCTGGCGGGGCAGGCCGTGTCCAGCGGACTGCGCGGCCTCAATCCCGGCCTGGCCAGGGGCGTGCTGCGCGTGCATCCGGCGGGCAAACCCTTGTCGGCCCTGGAGTCCGAGGGCATCCACGTCCTGGCGGCCACTACCTCGGACCTGCCGCCCGTGGCCGGCATTCTGACTTTGGGCATGGGCAATTCCCTGTCCCACGTGCAGCTCCTGGCGCGCAACCTGGGCATTCCCAACGCGGCCGTGGACCAAGCCCTGTTGCCAAGCCTGGCGGCCCTGAACGGCCAGCGGGTCGTGCTGGCCGTGAGCCCCGGCGGACGGGTGCGCCTGGAGCGGGACGGCCCCCGCTGGGATGCATTGTTCGCGCCGCAGGAACAGGCTCCCAAGGATTTCCTCATCCCCGCCGACACGGGCAAGCTGGAACTCGGCGTGACCGAGCTGGTTCCCTTGGGCCACCTGGTGGCCGATGACGCTGGTCGCGTGGCCGGGCCCAAGGCCTGCAACCTGGGCGAACTCAAGGCGGCCTTCCCCGAGGCCGTGTCCGAAGGCCTGGTCATCCCCTTTGGCGTTTACGCGCAAATACTGGAAAGGCCCGTGCGGCCGGGTGGACCGAGCATGCGCGAGTTCCTGCGCCAGGGCTATGCCTTGGCGCGCGGCATGCGCGACGGTCAGGCCCGACAAAAGGCCGAGGCCGAGCTGCTGGCCGAGGCCCGGAGCTGGTTCGAGTCCCTGGAACTGGGGCCTGAGTTCACGGAGCGCCTGCGCGCGGCCATGGAGCAGCGCTTCGGGCCGGACGGGAGTTACGGCGTGTTCGTGCGCAGCGACACCAACGTGGAGGACCTGCCCGGCTTCACGGGCGCGGGGCTGAACAAGACCGTGCCCAACGTAGTGGGCTTCGACAAGGTTCTGGAGGCCATACGTAAAGTATGGGCCTCGCCGTTCAGCGAGCGGGCCTACGGCTGGCGGCAGGCGCACATGCAGGACCCCTCGGGGCTGTTCGTGTCCGTGCTTATCCAGCAGACCGTGCCTGTCGACAAATCCGGCGTGCTCGTGACCACGGACATCCACGGCGGTAGGCAGGGCCGCATTTCCGTGGCTGTCAACGAGGGCCTGGGCGGCGCCGTGGACGGCCAGCTGGCCGAGGAGTTGTGCCTGGAGCCGGCCACGGGCCAATCCGTGTTCCTGGCTCCCGCGGCCGAGCCCTTCAAGCGTGTGGCCTTGCCCACGGGCGACCTGGACAAGCTGCCTTGCGCCGGCGGGATGGTTCTGACCCAGGCCGAGGAGCAAATCCTGTGCGAGTTGGCGGAAAGCGCACCGAGGCGCTTCCGGGACCTGCACGGACAAAACGGCGAAGCCCTGCCGGCGGACATGGAGTTCGGCTTCTTGAACGGTCGGCTGGCCCTGTTCCAGATCCGGCCGTTCGTGACCAGCGAGAAGGCCCGGCGTAACGCTTTCCTGCTGTCCATGGACAAGGAGCTAACGGCTCTGGACAGCGCACGCGTGAACATGAGGGGTACTCCATGA